The Helicobacter pylori genome includes a window with the following:
- a CDS encoding DUF2393 domain-containing protein: MASLAFIQAFLESFKGFLSQATLISVLIASVLILFCAVLLLLALLLRNRWVSYIATAAFLGAFLSMPFVLKVLLTQAIYPIETRILHANPLSYSNAFSLQVGVKNNSKFTLNKCVLRLEVLKNPHNFVEEHAFKWFVKKSYEKTFKERILPEESKVFSFFIDNYPYLKTAPYQVSLFCS, translated from the coding sequence ATGGCATCTCTTGCCTTTATCCAAGCTTTTTTAGAGTCTTTTAAGGGATTTTTAAGCCAAGCGACTTTAATTAGCGTTTTAATAGCGAGCGTTTTAATCCTTTTTTGCGCGGTTTTGCTCCTTTTGGCTCTGCTTTTGAGAAACCGCTGGGTTAGTTATATAGCAACAGCAGCTTTTTTGGGCGCGTTTTTAAGCATGCCTTTTGTTTTGAAGGTTTTACTCACTCAAGCGATTTACCCCATAGAAACACGCATCTTACACGCTAACCCTTTAAGTTATAGCAATGCTTTTTCTTTGCAAGTGGGAGTCAAAAACAATTCCAAATTTACTTTAAACAAATGCGTTTTACGCCTAGAAGTGCTTAAAAACCCTCACAATTTTGTAGAAGAGCATGCGTTTAAATGGTTTGTCAAAAAAAGCTATGAAAAAACCTTTAAAGAAAGGATTTTGCCTGAAGAATCCAAGGTCTTTTCATTCTTCATTGACAACTACCCTTATTTAAAAACAGCCCCCTATCAAGTTTCCTTGTTTTGTTCATAG
- a CDS encoding dipeptide ABC transporter ATP-binding protein codes for MLEIKNLNCVLNAHFSLQNINISLNPSERVAIVGESGSGKSSIANIIMRLNPRFKPHNGEVLFETTNLLKESEEFMQHLRGNAIAYIAQDPLSSLNPLHKIGKQMSEAYFLHHKNASQTLLKEKVSNAMKQVQLDEKFLDRYPYELSGGQHQRVCIAMGIINAPKLLICDEPTTALDAQIQNQILDLLKQLSAEKNIALLFISHDLKAVKRLADRVYVLKKGEIVETNLTEELFNDPKHEYSKLLIQASNLPAKNLKALDETLLEVKDFSVYYLQKRFFRSSLKKPLIASVNFSLKAKENIGIIGESGSGKSSLALGLLKLALNSGEEKILGQSVGLLNSKAFKPYRKILQMVFQDPYASLNPRLSIQSILTEALRFAYPKASKKEWHHLAKLCLEEVCLNPELLNFYAYELSGGERQRVAIARAIALKPKIILLDEPTSALDKSIQKSVLELLLDLQEKQDLSYLFISHDLDVIKAFCDKVLVISEGKVVEMGAIKEVFDNPKHAYTKRLLESRL; via the coding sequence ATTGCGTTTTAAACGCGCATTTTTCGCTCCAAAACATCAATATTTCGTTAAATCCTAGCGAAAGGGTGGCGATCGTGGGCGAGAGCGGGAGCGGGAAAAGCTCTATCGCTAATATTATCATGCGTTTAAACCCCAGATTCAAGCCCCATAATGGCGAAGTGCTGTTTGAAACAACCAACCTTTTAAAAGAAAGCGAAGAATTTATGCAGCATTTAAGGGGGAATGCGATCGCTTACATCGCTCAAGACCCCCTATCCAGCCTAAACCCCTTGCATAAAATCGGCAAGCAAATGAGTGAAGCCTATTTTTTACACCACAAAAACGCTTCTCAAACGCTCCTTAAAGAAAAAGTTTCAAACGCCATGAAACAAGTCCAATTAGATGAAAAATTTTTGGATCGTTACCCTTATGAGTTGAGCGGAGGGCAGCACCAAAGGGTGTGTATCGCTATGGGCATTATTAATGCGCCCAAACTGCTCATTTGCGATGAGCCTACCACCGCGCTAGATGCGCAAATCCAAAACCAGATTTTAGACTTGCTCAAGCAATTGAGCGCAGAAAAAAACATCGCCCTTTTATTCATTAGCCATGATTTGAAAGCAGTCAAACGCTTGGCTGATAGGGTTTATGTGCTAAAAAAAGGCGAGATAGTAGAAACCAATTTGACTGAAGAGCTTTTTAATGACCCTAAGCACGAATATTCAAAACTCTTGATTCAAGCTTCAAACTTGCCCGCTAAAAATTTAAAAGCGCTAGACGAGACGCTTTTAGAGGTGAAAGATTTTAGCGTTTATTACTTGCAAAAACGCTTTTTTAGGTCTTCTTTAAAAAAGCCCCTTATCGCATCAGTCAATTTTTCCCTCAAAGCTAAAGAAAACATCGGCATCATTGGCGAAAGCGGGAGCGGGAAAAGCTCTTTAGCGTTGGGGCTTTTAAAGCTCGCTTTAAATAGCGGGGAAGAAAAGATTTTAGGCCAAAGCGTGGGGCTTTTAAATTCTAAGGCGTTCAAACCCTACCGCAAGATTTTGCAAATGGTGTTTCAAGACCCTTACGCATCGTTAAACCCTCGCTTAAGCATTCAAAGCATTTTAACAGAAGCTTTGCGCTTTGCTTACCCTAAAGCTTCCAAAAAAGAATGGCACCATCTCGCAAAACTTTGCTTAGAAGAAGTGTGCTTAAACCCTGAATTGCTTAACTTTTACGCTTATGAACTCAGCGGTGGGGAGCGCCAAAGAGTGGCGATCGCTAGAGCGATTGCTTTAAAGCCTAAAATCATTCTTTTAGATGAGCCCACCTCTGCTTTAGATAAAAGCATTCAAAAAAGCGTGTTGGAATTGTTGTTGGATTTACAAGAAAAGCAGGATCTGAGCTATTTGTTTATCAGCCATGATTTAGATGTGATCAAAGCGTTTTGCGATAAGGTGTTAGTGATAAGTGAGGGGAAAGTCGTAGAAATGGGTGCTATTAAAGAAGTGTTTGACAACCCTAAACACGCTTATACGAAGCGTTTGTTGGAATCCAGGCTTTAA